In Spirochaetota bacterium, one genomic interval encodes:
- a CDS encoding thermonuclease family protein: MHAIIAGVLAAILLQGAPSDGFEAVVSRVVDGDTLIVLREDGRRLRVRLVNIDAPESRYKGSSQEPWASMAARRLARLAPKGSRVRVSTPAEALDRHGRTLGLVFRGETNVNLSLVREGLALPYLVHPAMGMAVEFAGACAEARREGRGLFAPGRALPEEPARFRLRLGGRAPYWWVGNLRTGRYGPPESFGRHLPEERILFENEERAIAAGYAREE, translated from the coding sequence ATGCACGCGATTATAGCCGGCGTACTCGCCGCGATACTTCTGCAGGGCGCGCCGTCCGACGGGTTCGAGGCGGTCGTTTCGCGCGTTGTTGACGGCGACACGCTGATCGTGCTGAGGGAGGACGGGCGGCGCCTGCGGGTTCGCCTCGTCAATATCGATGCGCCGGAATCGCGCTACAAGGGATCGTCGCAGGAGCCCTGGGCCTCCATGGCGGCGCGGCGCCTCGCGCGCCTCGCGCCGAAGGGCTCGAGGGTGCGCGTGAGCACTCCCGCCGAGGCGCTCGACCGGCACGGCCGTACACTGGGCCTGGTTTTTCGCGGTGAAACGAACGTAAACCTATCGCTGGTCCGCGAGGGCCTGGCCCTGCCCTACCTGGTGCACCCGGCCATGGGCATGGCCGTCGAGTTCGCCGGCGCCTGCGCCGAGGCGCGCCGCGAGGGCCGCGGCCTGTTCGCCCCGGGACGCGCCCTTCCGGAGGAACCCGCGCGCTTCCGCCTCCGCCTGGGCGGCCGCGCCCCGTACTGGTGGGTCGGAAACCTGCGCACCGGGCGCTACGGCCCGCCCGAAAGCTTCGGCCGCCACCTTCCTGAGGAGCGCATCCTCTTTGAAAACGAGGAGCGGGCAATTGCCGCGGGGTACGCGCGTGAGGAATGA
- a CDS encoding WYL domain-containing protein: MKKSHWLLTGFMAFNTACVVENAFPGWSALYASACEVAGGAFDLVAAVTDHWVNRHGIYLPTYPEFEFIAWSEASLYLTLGLLVRLLVKSELALRALRRERLEREMKEEAVAVRVSAAARSGAHPPAGEKSRKAPAPSSGRARRAAATEPGAEPDADMTKAFPIESKSSELAFVIEIAIQRGHWVAFDYEDRRLNSTRRWVRPLRVLSYRGEAYMTGFCRLRGEERTFRISRMSAVLVVPDRRPGSKTA; encoded by the coding sequence ATGAAAAAGAGCCACTGGCTGCTGACAGGCTTCATGGCGTTCAACACCGCCTGCGTCGTCGAAAACGCGTTTCCGGGCTGGAGCGCGCTCTACGCCTCCGCATGCGAGGTGGCGGGAGGCGCGTTCGACCTTGTCGCCGCGGTGACGGACCACTGGGTCAACCGGCACGGAATATATCTTCCGACGTATCCGGAGTTCGAGTTTATCGCCTGGAGCGAGGCGTCACTCTACCTTACGCTGGGTCTGTTGGTGCGTCTGCTGGTAAAAAGCGAGCTCGCGCTCCGCGCCCTGCGGCGCGAGCGCCTCGAGCGCGAGATGAAGGAGGAGGCGGTTGCGGTGCGTGTTTCGGCGGCCGCCAGGTCGGGTGCGCATCCGCCCGCCGGGGAGAAGAGCCGGAAGGCGCCCGCTCCTTCCTCCGGCAGGGCCCGGCGCGCGGCGGCCACGGAGCCCGGGGCGGAGCCGGACGCGGACATGACGAAGGCCTTTCCCATCGAATCGAAGTCCTCGGAGCTCGCCTTCGTCATCGAGATCGCCATACAGCGCGGTCATTGGGTGGCGTTCGATTACGAGGACAGGCGGTTAAACTCCACGCGGCGCTGGGTGAGGCCGCTTCGCGTACTGTCGTACCGCGGTGAGGCGTATATGACGGGCTTTTGCCGCCTTCGCGGGGAGGAGCGCACGTTCAGGATCTCGCGCATGAGCGCCGTGCTGGTGGTGCCGGACCGCAGGCCGGGAAGCAAGACCGCCTAA
- a CDS encoding type II toxin-antitoxin system VapC family toxin has product MSGKYLIDTNVVIALFNGDPDISDWLREASEVHLCTVVIGELYYGAYTSTKRKENLAKLEEFVISSSVLEPDITTAREYGIIKSDLRKKGSPIPENDIWIAALAKQYGLFLYTGDAHFRNIPKVNVVIRKIR; this is encoded by the coding sequence GTGAGTGGTAAATATCTGATAGACACCAATGTAGTAATTGCGTTGTTCAACGGAGATCCCGATATATCAGACTGGTTGCGTGAAGCCTCCGAGGTTCATTTGTGCACCGTCGTTATCGGCGAGCTATACTATGGAGCCTATACATCGACAAAGCGAAAAGAAAACCTCGCGAAACTGGAAGAATTTGTAATTTCTTCTTCCGTACTGGAACCGGACATCACGACGGCAAGGGAATACGGCATAATTAAAAGCGATCTGCGGAAGAAGGGCTCGCCGATACCCGAAAACGACATATGGATCGCCGCACTCGCGAAACAATACGGGCTGTTCCTCTACACCGGGGACGCTCACTTCAGGAACATTCCGAAAGTTAACGTGGTCATAAGAAAAATACGCTAA
- a CDS encoding nucleotidyltransferase family protein, producing MKMKIDYSREKIADFCRRNRIRRLSFFGSVLRDDFGADSDIDVLVEFEPGVSVGLRFFDIEMELSGILGRRVDLNTEGFLNPRFRDRVLAEAETAYAS from the coding sequence ATGAAAATGAAAATTGATTATTCGCGGGAAAAAATCGCGGACTTCTGCCGCAGGAACCGTATCCGCCGCCTGTCGTTTTTCGGTTCGGTTCTGCGCGATGATTTCGGCGCCGACAGTGATATCGACGTGCTGGTGGAGTTCGAGCCCGGAGTAAGCGTCGGTCTTCGGTTTTTCGATATCGAAATGGAACTCTCCGGGATACTCGGCCGCAGGGTCGATCTCAACACCGAAGGTTTTTTAAATCCGCGATTTCGCGACAGGGTGCTGGCTGAAGCGGAAACGGCCTATGCTTCCTGA
- a CDS encoding HepT-like ribonuclease domain-containing protein: MLPEKDRVRILDMLDHAGEVLRFAEGKSRSDLDELRWLNLSLVRLLEIIGEAASRVSDRTRDEYPAVQWRQIIALRNRLIHGYNQVDFDILWDIVREDIPRLVSDLESIVHNW, encoded by the coding sequence ATGCTTCCTGAGAAAGACCGCGTTCGAATTCTCGATATGCTCGACCATGCCGGCGAGGTGCTCCGCTTCGCTGAGGGGAAAAGTCGTTCGGACCTCGATGAACTACGCTGGCTGAATCTTTCCCTTGTGCGGCTCCTTGAGATAATCGGGGAGGCCGCGTCGCGTGTTTCGGACCGGACGCGTGACGAGTATCCGGCCGTTCAGTGGCGTCAGATAATTGCGCTCCGAAACCGGCTTATTCATGGGTACAACCAGGTGGATTTCGATATCCTGTGGGACATAGTGAGAGAGGACATTCCGCGCCTTGTGTCGGACCTCGAGAGCATTGTCCATAACTGGTGA
- a CDS encoding RNA polymerase sigma factor, with translation MMEFVYTVRFHENKRGLIAMKPDHPIDPPDNRNAMKAIAEHHDIIRAYVRKLGRNYHGAFNEHDLDDITQAVFEKILRDGLRSFRGLCPLSAYLVIIARNEFRDQMRAMKTRREKTEHCFDAEELDRRSFPASGPGRGAGFELALEDRDMLEFVKAEAARLPGKQALIFAMIALDGMTQQDAARALNLRQSTVSEHYAKARKLVLSALKRRHPDVGFD, from the coding sequence ATGATGGAATTCGTGTACACGGTACGGTTTCATGAGAACAAGCGCGGCCTGATCGCCATGAAACCGGACCATCCCATCGATCCACCGGACAACCGCAACGCGATGAAGGCCATCGCCGAGCATCACGATATCATCCGGGCGTACGTGCGCAAGCTCGGGCGCAACTACCACGGCGCGTTCAACGAGCACGATCTCGACGACATCACGCAGGCGGTTTTCGAAAAAATTCTCAGGGACGGTCTGCGTTCCTTCCGGGGCCTCTGCCCCCTCTCCGCGTACCTTGTCATAATCGCACGCAACGAGTTTAGGGACCAGATGCGGGCGATGAAAACGCGCCGCGAAAAAACCGAACACTGCTTCGACGCCGAAGAGCTCGACCGGCGGTCTTTTCCGGCCTCCGGGCCCGGCCGCGGCGCGGGTTTCGAGCTCGCACTGGAGGACCGCGATATGCTGGAGTTCGTGAAGGCCGAGGCGGCGCGCCTCCCCGGAAAGCAGGCCCTTATCTTCGCGATGATCGCCCTCGACGGCATGACCCAGCAGGATGCGGCGCGCGCCCTGAACCTGCGGCAGTCCACCGTATCCGAGCATTACGCGAAGGCGCGAAAGCTCGTGTTGTCCGCGCTTAAAAGGCGCCATCCCGACGTGGGGTTCGATTAG
- a CDS encoding CHAT domain-containing protein codes for MIEQRPAHAVDPELTRRLKAAKRKERFRLYFDEVRPRITEILREQAGERARSGLIPRYGRLALTLGHNPIPSLIVANAFAPPKLVLFHPPRHGKLLRERVLPALDGSIPRGGIETIELSSADHDANYAAIRGALASRPFDGHTLCDITGGKKILSMQLGLIARELGFDLCYIDSESYIPNSDIPEPGSESLYIHSADRDGLTSIRMESAPRLTVSLVPATGAAVFNFDADGTPYKFTLSDLSDSVVETVRAEIDAIYARINANVLRGEDSQRELDDLAGLVRSMLMPQGLDERIRGAAGGLRLHLDTELAGIPWEVAFNRLYGTPIPLQRMFNRTIDYRRLEPTTQKKEGALVILGSAEGIPLFGEIADWLGAYSLRSPVKIRTAVAESRGALQKELGTRRYDAVLYFGHSEYGPSEEETGWRCVNGEIFHCGSLRCIENTPPDLIISNSCHSARSMPFAAHSFACSAMRAGVRTYIGTRWLLEFERSRAFLEAVTDAMLVPRVSPARAFARALAALAERFGGRDIALYNYVYYGK; via the coding sequence TTGATCGAGCAGAGGCCGGCGCACGCCGTCGATCCGGAACTCACAAGGCGCCTGAAGGCCGCAAAACGCAAGGAGCGCTTCAGGCTGTATTTCGACGAGGTCCGTCCGCGCATAACCGAAATACTTCGCGAGCAGGCCGGGGAGAGGGCGCGCTCGGGCCTCATCCCCCGCTACGGCAGGCTGGCGCTCACCCTGGGGCACAATCCCATCCCCTCGCTCATCGTCGCCAACGCCTTCGCGCCGCCGAAACTCGTCCTGTTCCATCCGCCGCGCCACGGCAAACTGCTTCGGGAAAGGGTGCTTCCCGCGCTCGACGGTTCCATTCCGCGCGGGGGCATTGAGACGATAGAGCTTTCCTCCGCCGACCACGACGCCAACTACGCCGCCATCCGCGGGGCCCTCGCGTCGCGCCCGTTCGACGGCCATACGTTATGCGACATCACCGGCGGCAAGAAGATACTCTCCATGCAGCTGGGCCTCATCGCCCGCGAGCTCGGATTCGACCTGTGCTACATCGACAGCGAGTCGTACATCCCGAACTCGGACATCCCGGAGCCAGGCAGCGAATCGCTCTACATACACTCCGCCGATCGCGACGGCCTGACCTCCATCCGCATGGAAAGCGCCCCCCGCCTCACCGTCAGCCTCGTCCCGGCCACGGGGGCCGCCGTCTTCAATTTCGACGCGGACGGCACCCCTTACAAGTTCACCCTGTCCGACCTCAGCGATTCGGTCGTGGAGACCGTGCGCGCGGAGATCGACGCCATATACGCGCGCATCAACGCCAATGTTCTGCGCGGAGAGGATTCACAGCGCGAGCTGGACGATCTCGCCGGCCTGGTACGCTCCATGCTCATGCCTCAGGGCCTGGACGAGCGGATACGGGGCGCCGCCGGAGGACTTCGACTGCACCTCGACACCGAGCTCGCCGGCATTCCCTGGGAGGTCGCGTTCAACCGGCTGTACGGAACGCCTATTCCCCTCCAGCGCATGTTCAACCGGACCATCGATTACCGCCGGCTCGAGCCGACCACGCAGAAAAAGGAGGGGGCGCTCGTGATTCTGGGCTCCGCCGAGGGCATACCGCTCTTCGGCGAGATCGCCGACTGGCTCGGGGCCTACTCCCTGCGCTCCCCCGTCAAGATACGGACCGCCGTCGCCGAGTCCCGCGGCGCGCTCCAGAAGGAGCTCGGCACGCGCCGCTACGACGCCGTGCTGTATTTCGGCCACTCGGAGTACGGCCCGTCTGAGGAGGAGACCGGTTGGCGCTGCGTAAACGGCGAGATTTTCCATTGTGGGAGCCTCCGCTGCATAGAGAACACGCCGCCCGACCTCATCATCTCCAACTCCTGCCACAGTGCGCGTTCCATGCCCTTCGCGGCGCACTCCTTCGCCTGCAGCGCCATGCGCGCCGGGGTGCGCACCTACATCGGCACGCGCTGGCTGCTCGAGTTCGAGCGCAGCCGCGCGTTCCTGGAGGCCGTCACCGACGCCATGCTGGTCCCCAGAGTGTCCCCGGCGCGGGCGTTCGCGCGGGCCCTGGCGGCGCTCGCCGAACGCTTCGGCGGGCGCGACATCGCGCTGTACAATTACGTATACTACGGGAAGTGA
- a CDS encoding zf-HC2 domain-containing protein: MDEKRLNKILEAPPCRDDMSELVMAFAEGLIGSEAERERVMAHMAACDSCRYLFEDYYLYEEALAETAADETTRLPSVAFAVASGAVRPAASPYLDSGARAHVLGDSDAPVADYRLPMRRGELPFRVIATERGATLEVRAVDDSAKYYLIGKRGYTVARVYDGFAVFERVGPGEYLLSENLNGFVGISIKD; this comes from the coding sequence ATGGACGAAAAACGGCTGAATAAAATCCTTGAGGCGCCCCCATGCCGCGACGACATGTCCGAACTGGTGATGGCCTTCGCCGAGGGGCTCATCGGAAGCGAGGCCGAGCGCGAGCGCGTGATGGCCCACATGGCCGCGTGCGACTCGTGCCGCTACTTATTCGAGGACTATTACCTCTACGAGGAGGCGCTCGCCGAAACCGCTGCGGACGAGACCACCCGCCTGCCGTCGGTCGCCTTCGCCGTCGCCTCCGGAGCCGTGCGTCCGGCCGCCAGCCCCTATCTGGACTCCGGCGCGCGCGCCCACGTGCTCGGCGACTCCGACGCGCCCGTCGCCGATTACCGTCTGCCTATGCGCCGCGGCGAACTGCCGTTTCGGGTCATCGCGACGGAACGGGGCGCCACCCTCGAGGTCCGCGCGGTCGACGACTCGGCGAAGTACTACCTCATCGGTAAGCGCGGCTACACGGTGGCCCGCGTCTACGACGGCTTTGCCGTCTTCGAGCGCGTTGGCCCGGGCGAGTACCTGCTGTCGGAAAATCTGAACGGATTTGTGGGGATTTCGATTAAAGATTGA
- a CDS encoding WG repeat-containing protein, giving the protein MIVQHMPYALLLCAALCGAAAAETAPRKMYVSALGASGVGVKTARVATDALVLALLGRADDRRRVLGDDDIRALYRRAETAMAAGKGADEQVREIADAVEADEIVYGEVRAEGHLLRIVAHCMARQGAKGFYKKSMVDFTCAEAELAYYMGEAARALVEPSYRMAVKSAAPEGLPTLAPIAVLRFDAADGAMAAALSFLKDELSAADASFEAGRAEEALAAYGALLERVDGRLSDEHRRALAPFRGAVRERMDAALAVIAAVHDAAGDGRYRAWEFAEARLCYEAALMEARKINGAARRVPLEKALVAKASASAKTGENHLNGRVRTLVERAMAANLRDEFAEASAALSEARSCIIDSAFFSADAFRAYNEAARRVGGENAGEIAPGEHGIFMTRAGALIRDREVLVVDACELETEGRTAPPPRRIKKGEKYGLVDAGGRIILDFVYDEIDCYGEYLARFKSGGRWGYLNDRGAVRLPAVYDEAESFFGGRARVRRGVLWTWINASGANDPDPDEQLKAVYCEEKGLYGYADGEGRVFIAPRYVDARAFDGNLAAVRLANGWGFINRRGTLVAGGWYDEVRGFAEGLIAVKKDGFWGYIDSAGNTILHCTLDEAGDFSNGKADITYRGCRGTAYRNGYFEYYTWR; this is encoded by the coding sequence GTGATTGTACAGCACATGCCGTACGCACTTCTGCTCTGCGCCGCGCTCTGCGGCGCGGCCGCGGCCGAAACGGCCCCGCGGAAGATGTACGTTTCCGCCCTCGGTGCCTCGGGGGTGGGTGTTAAAACCGCGCGGGTGGCCACCGACGCGCTGGTGCTCGCGCTCCTGGGCCGGGCCGACGACCGCCGCCGCGTGCTCGGCGACGACGACATACGGGCGCTGTACCGCCGGGCGGAGACGGCCATGGCCGCCGGGAAGGGCGCGGACGAGCAGGTGCGCGAGATCGCCGACGCGGTGGAGGCCGACGAGATCGTCTACGGCGAGGTGCGCGCCGAGGGGCACCTGCTTCGAATCGTCGCCCACTGCATGGCGCGCCAGGGCGCGAAGGGTTTTTACAAGAAGTCCATGGTCGATTTCACCTGCGCCGAGGCGGAGCTGGCCTACTACATGGGTGAGGCGGCGCGCGCTCTGGTCGAACCGTCGTACAGAATGGCGGTAAAAAGCGCCGCGCCCGAGGGTCTGCCCACGCTCGCGCCGATAGCGGTCCTGCGCTTCGACGCCGCCGACGGGGCCATGGCGGCCGCGCTCTCCTTCCTTAAAGACGAGCTCTCCGCCGCCGACGCGTCCTTCGAGGCGGGCCGGGCCGAGGAGGCCCTTGCCGCCTACGGCGCCCTGCTCGAGCGCGTGGACGGCAGGCTCTCCGACGAGCACCGCAGGGCGCTCGCTCCTTTCCGCGGCGCCGTGCGCGAGCGCATGGACGCGGCGCTCGCCGTAATCGCCGCCGTGCACGACGCGGCAGGCGACGGGCGTTACCGCGCGTGGGAGTTCGCCGAGGCGCGCCTGTGCTACGAGGCCGCGCTCATGGAGGCGCGGAAGATTAACGGCGCCGCGCGCCGCGTCCCGCTCGAGAAGGCGCTTGTTGCCAAGGCGTCCGCCTCGGCAAAGACCGGCGAGAACCACCTTAACGGCCGCGTGCGGACCCTCGTCGAACGCGCGATGGCGGCGAACCTGCGCGACGAGTTTGCCGAGGCCTCGGCGGCGCTTTCGGAGGCGCGCTCCTGTATTATCGACTCGGCGTTTTTTTCGGCGGACGCCTTTCGCGCGTACAACGAGGCGGCGCGCCGCGTCGGCGGCGAAAACGCCGGAGAGATCGCCCCCGGCGAGCACGGCATCTTCATGACGCGCGCGGGCGCGCTCATCCGCGACCGCGAGGTCCTTGTGGTCGACGCCTGCGAATTGGAAACCGAGGGGCGGACCGCGCCCCCGCCGCGAAGGATCAAAAAGGGCGAAAAGTACGGCCTCGTGGACGCGGGCGGCAGGATCATACTGGATTTCGTCTACGACGAGATCGACTGCTACGGCGAATACCTCGCGCGCTTTAAAAGCGGCGGGCGATGGGGATACCTGAACGACCGGGGCGCGGTGCGCCTTCCGGCGGTCTACGACGAGGCCGAGAGCTTTTTTGGAGGCCGCGCCAGGGTGCGGCGCGGGGTGCTGTGGACGTGGATAAACGCCTCCGGCGCGAACGACCCCGACCCGGACGAGCAGCTCAAAGCGGTTTACTGCGAGGAGAAGGGCCTCTACGGATATGCCGACGGCGAGGGCCGCGTGTTCATCGCGCCGCGCTACGTCGATGCCCGCGCCTTCGACGGCAATCTCGCCGCCGTGCGCCTCGCGAACGGATGGGGCTTCATCAACCGGCGCGGCACGCTTGTGGCCGGCGGCTGGTACGACGAGGTGCGCGGCTTCGCCGAGGGCCTCATCGCGGTGAAGAAGGACGGCTTCTGGGGATACATCGACTCCGCGGGAAATACCATCCTCCACTGCACTCTGGACGAGGCCGGCGACTTCAGCAACGGCAAAGCGGACATCACCTACCGCGGGTGCCGGGGCACCGCATACCGCAACGGGTATTTCGAGTATTATACGTGGAGGTAG
- a CDS encoding AAA domain-containing protein, whose translation MKKIQAETADLLFGQVRDIDAAVYDAALKLDRFRVTLEELFLHLTRDERLCFASDHAGRMYFIYDTYNAPKDLQRELNALRAYTNLFHHPGHPDPDTEKYLVCLKTLCGAIEYFSPHGAPKALTERYGPVAHISMKGKETPPRERIEFLRAVVRAVKRAKPAGRSAESFLACSDGNGDGLGISFWDHDGDAPGQKIGDMADLAWIPATVHLFDIEKLSKGERLYSTTRSSMVVLEPDYLVDATAVAGCFSNSGANPLVHLLNRFRPYEIRESIVRGTIANHLLDRLVADGKAPFERLFGEATAECALDIAALLHGDAGPDPAAIDSLKNSARTHYAVIKQCLQEFRSSQIHIEPSFISPRYGLQGRLDLLVEHGGERWDVIELKSSGRVPDGRGPWPNDAAQALCYELMLDSTFRGREGAGCILYCSDASGRTPLRHVESKTSSRQNALMVRNRIVSLERRLASGDTSVLHSIRPDAFAGMPGYVREWAGEFHRALASTAPLERAWFSAFASFVAREQWTAKLGAASRAGSAGHAALWNASVDQKQQSYSILHYLEIEPKKCDFEKFHLTFKRSLYTDRETGFRTGDICLLYPVEKQGESRPWERTVLKGTIRELSPDLVTVALRNRNADRRYLKQFPYWSLERDLMESGFNDLYRALYAFLCAPAETRGLILGLSRPRFEETCPVPLDYDGGDGAVADALGRALSSRDYYLVQGPPGTGKTSIALKEIVRHLHRGTSENLMIIAFTNRAVDEICDNLAEASIPFIRLGRDAGNAQKSMQSLSDEMGPAELYGRLRAERVFVSTAASAQRAPALFRIKRFRTLIVDEASQLTEPALAGLLTRFERFILIGDEKQLPAVVTQAEEHCVVDDTKLRDIGLASLSGSLFERLVRNAAARGWSEAHGMLVTQGRMHRDIAEFSNREYYGGRLTEALERQTAARGMFDPASGDVLERALGSARVVFFPSTAESGTRTHRGEARAVRRIVECALSALGGDFTVRSLGVITPFRAQIGEIRREIAEIDSPLDLDALVTVDTVERFQGSQRDIIVVSFALNHPGRIAQAQSLSPDGAVDRKLNVTLTRAREHLVLLGCPGVLEKAPQYAKLLEHVRKLGGHLDPGPLFR comes from the coding sequence ATGAAAAAAATCCAGGCCGAAACGGCCGACCTGCTTTTCGGCCAGGTCCGCGACATCGACGCGGCCGTGTACGACGCCGCCCTCAAGCTCGACCGGTTCCGCGTAACGCTCGAGGAGCTCTTCCTGCACCTCACGCGCGACGAGCGCCTGTGCTTCGCCTCCGATCACGCCGGGCGCATGTACTTCATCTACGACACCTATAACGCTCCGAAAGACCTCCAGAGGGAGCTTAACGCCCTGCGCGCCTACACCAATCTCTTCCATCACCCGGGGCATCCCGACCCGGACACGGAGAAGTACCTCGTATGCCTGAAGACCCTGTGCGGCGCGATAGAATACTTCTCGCCGCATGGCGCGCCGAAAGCGCTCACCGAACGCTACGGCCCCGTCGCGCATATCTCCATGAAGGGGAAAGAGACCCCGCCGAGGGAGCGGATCGAATTCCTCCGCGCCGTAGTCCGCGCGGTGAAGCGCGCGAAGCCGGCGGGCAGATCGGCGGAGAGTTTCCTGGCATGTTCCGACGGCAACGGCGACGGCCTCGGGATCTCGTTCTGGGACCACGACGGCGACGCGCCCGGGCAAAAGATAGGCGACATGGCCGACCTCGCCTGGATCCCGGCCACGGTGCACCTTTTCGACATAGAGAAGCTCTCGAAGGGCGAGCGGTTGTATTCCACCACGCGGTCTTCCATGGTGGTGCTCGAGCCCGACTACCTGGTCGACGCCACCGCGGTCGCGGGCTGTTTTTCAAACAGCGGGGCGAACCCGCTTGTGCACCTCCTCAACCGGTTCAGGCCCTACGAGATACGGGAGTCCATTGTCAGGGGAACCATCGCCAACCATCTGCTGGACCGCCTGGTCGCCGACGGCAAGGCGCCCTTCGAGCGGCTCTTCGGCGAGGCGACGGCCGAATGCGCGCTCGACATCGCCGCGCTGCTGCACGGCGACGCGGGGCCCGACCCGGCGGCGATCGATTCTCTGAAGAACTCGGCAAGGACCCACTACGCCGTTATAAAACAATGCCTGCAGGAATTCCGCTCCTCCCAGATCCACATCGAGCCGAGTTTCATCTCCCCGCGGTACGGCCTGCAGGGACGGCTGGACCTCCTGGTGGAGCACGGGGGCGAACGCTGGGACGTCATCGAGCTCAAGTCGTCCGGGCGGGTCCCGGACGGCCGCGGGCCGTGGCCCAACGACGCCGCCCAGGCCCTGTGCTACGAGCTCATGCTCGACTCGACCTTCCGGGGCCGCGAGGGCGCGGGCTGTATCCTCTACTGTTCCGACGCGAGCGGAAGAACGCCGCTTCGCCATGTTGAAAGCAAAACGTCCAGCCGCCAGAACGCGCTCATGGTGCGCAACCGCATCGTGTCCCTCGAGCGGCGGCTCGCTTCCGGCGACACGTCGGTGCTCCACTCCATCCGCCCGGACGCCTTCGCCGGCATGCCGGGATATGTGCGCGAGTGGGCCGGGGAATTTCACCGCGCCCTCGCATCGACCGCGCCGCTGGAGCGCGCCTGGTTTTCCGCCTTCGCCTCGTTCGTCGCGCGCGAGCAGTGGACGGCGAAGCTCGGCGCGGCCTCCCGCGCCGGAAGCGCCGGCCACGCGGCGCTCTGGAACGCGAGCGTCGACCAGAAACAGCAGTCCTATTCCATACTGCACTACCTCGAGATTGAGCCTAAAAAGTGTGATTTCGAAAAATTTCACCTAACCTTCAAGCGCAGCCTCTACACCGACAGGGAGACCGGCTTCCGCACGGGCGATATCTGCCTTCTCTATCCCGTGGAGAAACAGGGCGAGTCCAGGCCATGGGAGCGGACCGTGCTCAAGGGGACGATCCGCGAGCTGTCGCCCGACCTCGTGACGGTGGCCCTGCGAAACAGGAACGCCGACCGGCGCTACCTGAAACAGTTTCCCTACTGGTCACTCGAGCGCGACCTCATGGAGTCCGGCTTCAACGACCTCTACCGCGCGCTCTACGCCTTCCTCTGCGCCCCGGCCGAAACGCGCGGCCTCATCCTCGGCCTCTCTCGCCCGCGCTTCGAGGAAACCTGTCCCGTGCCGCTCGACTACGACGGCGGCGACGGCGCCGTGGCCGACGCGCTCGGGCGCGCGCTCTCTTCGCGCGACTATTATCTCGTACAGGGCCCGCCCGGCACCGGCAAGACCTCCATCGCGCTGAAGGAGATCGTGCGACACCTGCACCGCGGAACGTCCGAAAACCTCATGATAATCGCCTTCACCAACCGCGCCGTGGACGAGATCTGCGACAACCTCGCCGAGGCATCCATACCCTTCATCCGCCTCGGGCGCGACGCGGGGAACGCGCAGAAGAGCATGCAGTCGCTCAGTGATGAAATGGGCCCCGCCGAGCTCTATGGGCGCCTGCGCGCCGAGCGCGTCTTCGTCTCGACCGCGGCCTCGGCCCAGCGCGCGCCGGCGCTCTTCCGCATAAAGCGCTTCCGCACGCTCATCGTGGACGAAGCCTCGCAGCTCACCGAGCCCGCCCTTGCAGGCCTTTTAACGCGCTTCGAGCGCTTCATATTGATCGGCGACGAGAAACAGCTTCCGGCAGTGGTGACCCAGGCCGAGGAACACTGCGTGGTGGACGACACGAAGCTTCGCGACATCGGCCTGGCCTCGCTTTCGGGCTCGCTCTTCGAGCGGCTGGTGCGAAACGCCGCGGCCAGGGGCTGGAGTGAGGCGCACGGCATGCTCGTAACCCAGGGGCGCATGCATCGCGACATCGCCGAATTCTCCAACCGCGAGTACTACGGCGGAAGGCTCACGGAGGCCCTCGAACGGCAGACGGCCGCGCGGGGGATGTTCGATCCCGCCTCGGGCGACGTGCTCGAGCGCGCGCTCGGCTCCGCGCGCGTGGTCTTCTTTCCGTCCACGGCGGAATCCGGAACGCGCACCCACAGGGGAGAGGCGCGCGCGGTGCGGCGGATCGTCGAATGCGCGCTTAGCGCACTCGGCGGGGATTTTACGGTTAGGTCGCTCGGCGTCATCACCCCCTTCCGCGCCCAGATAGGCGAAATCCGAAGGGAGATCGCCGAAATCGATTCGCCGCTCGACCTCGACGCGCTCGTCACCGTCGACACCGTCGAGCGCTTCCAGGGGAGCCAGCGCGACATCATCGTGGTCTCGTTCGCCCTCAACCATCCCGGTAGGATCGCCCAGGCCCAATCGCTCTCCCCCGACGGCGCGGTGGACCGCAAGCTCAACGTCACCCTTACGCGCGCCCGCGAGCACCTGGTGCTGCTGGGATGCCCAGGGGTGCTCGAGAAGGCGCCGCAGTATGCAAAACTGCTGGAGCACGTCCGGAAGCTGGGCGGGCACCTGGACCCAGGCCCGTTATTCCGTTAG